In a single window of the Nicotiana tomentosiformis chromosome 8, ASM39032v3, whole genome shotgun sequence genome:
- the LOC104096152 gene encoding probable protein phosphatase 2C 72 yields MGICISTASFEIHAIDYGHENLVHYEDNNNNGANGYQQIGSVYSQQGSKGLNQDSAILYQGYGVENGVFSGVFDGHGENGQIVSKLVMNKLPSLLLKHILSLPKITSPKQKVKEVDESVKNKKFNKWKEACLSSFKVVDKDIKSLEKLDFSCSGTTAVVAIRQDDDLIIANLGDSRAVLGRKTDEGTTEAVQLTTDLKPSLPSEAERIRNCGGRVLALEKEPHIQRVWLPNEDAPGLAMSRAFGDFMLKNYGIISRPDVSYHHLSPNDQFLVLASDGVWDVLSNDQVVSIVCSTNDGSAAAKAVVEASIDAWKMKFPNSKRDDCTAICLFFQQNVSPINST; encoded by the exons ATGGGTATCTGCATATCCACTGCATCTTTTGAGATTCATGCTATTGATTATGGCCATGAAAATTTGGTTCACTatgaagacaacaacaataatggtGCCAATGGTTACCAACAAATTGGTTCAGTTTATTCTCAACAAGGAAGCAAAGGGCTCAATCAAGATTCTGCTATTCTCTATCAG GGGTATGGTGTAGAAAATGGAGTTTTCAGTGGAGTTTTTGATGGGCATGGAGAGAATGGACAGATAGTGAGCAAGTTAGTTATGAATAAGTTGCCATCTTTGCTTCTGAAACATATACTCTCTCTGCCAAAAATCACTTCTCCAAAACAAAAAGTGAAAGAAGTTGATGAATCGGTGAAGAACAAGAAATTTAATAAGTGGAAAGAGGCTTGTCTCAGCTCCTTTAAGGTGGTGGATAAAGATATTAAAAGTCTTGAGAAATTGGACTTTTCTTGCAGTGGAACAACTGCTGTTGTTGCTATAAGACAG GATGATGATCTGATTATAGCTAATCTTGGCGATTCTCGAGCTGTACTAGGAAGAAAGACAGATGAAGGAACAACTGAGGCTGTTCAGTTAACTACTGATTTGAAGCCTAGTCTGCCTT CTGAAGCAGAAAGAATAAGAAACTGCGGAGGAAGAGTGCTTGCACTAGAAAAAGAGCCACATATACAGAGAGTGTGGTTGCCCAATGAAGACGCTCCTGGACTCGCCATGTCTAGAGCTTTCGGAGATTTCATGCTCAAAAACTATGGTATCATCTCAAGGCCTGATGTTTCTTATCACCATCTTTCTCCAAATGATCAGTTTCTTGTTCTAGCATCCGATGGG GTATGGGATGTGCTGAGCAATGACCAAGTCGTTTCCATAGTGTGTTCAACAAATGATGGATCAGCAGCCGCGAAAGCAGTGGTAGAGGCTTCTATAGATGCTTGGAAAATGAAGTTCCCTAACAGCAAGAGAGATGACTGCACTGCAATCTGCCTATTCTTCCAACAAAATGTTTCTCCAATAAATAGTACTTGA